From Suncus etruscus isolate mSunEtr1 chromosome 6, mSunEtr1.pri.cur, whole genome shotgun sequence, one genomic window encodes:
- the NIPAL4 gene encoding magnesium transporter NIPA4, with protein MELRAPNASCENGSLLSLYCSTRQVLCQVVRHLEPEPPGNVTALRWQDRFWKSYSFYVGLGLAVLSSFLIGSSVILKKKGLQRLVATGATRAVDGGYGYLKDVMWWAGFLTMAAGEVANFGAYAFAPATVVTPLGALSVLISAILSSYFLGECLNLLGKLGCVICVAGSTVMVIHAPEEAKITTIMQMASKMKDTGYIVFSVLLVVFCLILIFVVAPRFGQRNILVYITICSVIGSFSVTAVKGLGISFKNFFQGLPVVRHPLPWVLALILALSLSLQVNFLNRALDVFNTSLVFPIYYVIFTSLVVTSSMVLFKEWHSMSAVDVVGTLAGFVTIILGVFMLHAFRDLDMSRVHLPHMHKAPTPAPAPTPAPVPAEPTVIRLEDKNILVDNIELTSTALSQGKPQELTIHS; from the exons ATGGAGCTCCGGGCGCCCAACGCCAGCTGCGAGAATG GGTCCCTGCTCAGTCTCTACTGCTCAACACGGCAAGTCCTCTGCCAGGTGGTCCGCCACCTCGAGCCTGAGCCACCAGGCAATGTCACAGCCCTGCGCTGGCAGGACCGCTTCTGGAAGAGCTACAGCTTTTACGTGGGCCTGGGCCTCGCTGTACTGTCCAGCTTCCTCATCGGCAGCAGTGTCATCCTCAAGAAGAAGGGGCTCCAGCGGCTGGTGGCTACGGGGGCTACACGGGCAG TGGATGGTGGCTATGGTTACCTGAAAGATGTCATGTGGTGGGCCGGCTTCCTTACCA tgGCAGCAGGAGAAGTGGCCAACTTCGGGGCATACGCCTTTGCTCCAGCCACAGTGGTCACACCTCTGGGAGCGTTAAGTGTCCTCATAAG TGCCATTCTCTCCTCCTACTTTCTGGGCGAGTGTCTGAACCTGCTGGGGAAGCTGGGCTGTGTCATCTGTGTGGCCGGCAGCACCGTGATGGTGATCCATGCCCCTGAGGAGGCGAAGATCACCACGATCATGCAGATGGCGTCCAAGATGAAGGACACAG GCTACATCGTGTTCTCAGTGCTCCTGGTGGTCTTCTGCCTCATCCTCATCTTCGTGGTGGCCCCCCGCTTTGGGCAGAGGAATATCCTAGTCTATATCACCATCTGCTCAGTGATCGGTTCCTTCTCAGTGACGGCCGTCAAGGGCCTGGGAATCTCCTTCAAGAACTTCTTCCAGGGGCTACCTGTGGTGCGGCACCCCCTGCCCTGGGTCCTTGCCCTCATCCTGGCGCTGTCACTCAGCTTGCAGGTCAACTTTCTGAACCGGGCACTGGATGTGTTCAACACTTCCCTGGTGTTCCCCATCTACTATGTCATCTTTACCTCCCTGGTTGTCACCTCCTCCATGGTCCTGTTCAAGGAGTGGCACAGCATGTCGGCAGTGGACGTGGTGGGCACGCTGGCTGGCTTTGTCACCATCATCCTGGGTGTGTTCATGCTCCATGCCTTTCGGGACCTGGACATGAGTCGTGTCCACCTGCCTCATATGCACAAAGCACCCACACCTGCACCCGCACCCACGCCTGCGCCAGTCCCAGCAGAGCCCACAGTCATCCGGCTAGAGGACAAGAACATACTGGTGGACAATATTGAGCTGACCAGCACCGCCTTGTCGCAGGGCAAGCCCCAAGAGCTTACAATCCATTCTTAG